One window from the genome of Haladaptatus paucihalophilus DX253 encodes:
- a CDS encoding DNA-3-methyladenine glycosylase family protein gives METGSIPVEDLPGGFDLQSTVESGQSYLWRREDGRMYETTHAYGGSAWYYAVTDCEVVRARQRDGLLEWESTTDAESLLVSLLRLDDDLDAILDATPEDSLVETAYDEYRGMRIVRDPFFPCLVSFICSAQMRVRRIYDMQTALARRFGESVEFDGKTYHEFPTPTQLAAADESDLRALKLGYRAPYVRKSAELLASGEVTAEDVRGLPYEDARDAMQAFVGVGDKVADCVLLFALGYLEAVPLDTWIQSAIEEHYPHCDRGSYRDTSRAIREQFGGEYAGYAQTYVFHYLRS, from the coding sequence ATGGAAACCGGTTCGATACCCGTCGAGGACCTCCCGGGTGGGTTCGACCTGCAATCGACCGTCGAGAGCGGCCAGAGTTACCTCTGGCGGCGCGAGGACGGTCGGATGTACGAGACGACGCACGCCTACGGCGGGTCCGCGTGGTACTACGCCGTCACGGACTGCGAGGTCGTCCGCGCCCGCCAGCGGGACGGCCTGTTGGAGTGGGAATCGACGACCGACGCCGAGTCACTCCTCGTTTCGCTCCTCCGACTGGACGACGATTTGGACGCGATACTCGACGCGACGCCCGAGGACTCGCTGGTCGAAACCGCCTACGACGAGTATCGCGGGATGCGAATCGTCCGCGACCCGTTCTTTCCGTGTCTGGTCTCGTTCATCTGCTCGGCCCAGATGCGCGTGCGTCGCATCTACGACATGCAGACCGCGCTGGCTCGCCGGTTCGGGGAGAGCGTCGAGTTCGACGGGAAGACGTACCACGAGTTCCCGACGCCGACGCAGTTGGCCGCGGCCGACGAATCGGACCTCCGGGCGTTGAAACTGGGCTACCGAGCACCGTACGTCAGGAAGTCGGCCGAACTGCTCGCGTCCGGCGAAGTGACCGCGGAAGACGTGCGGGGGTTGCCCTACGAGGACGCCCGCGACGCCATGCAGGCGTTCGTGGGCGTCGGCGACAAGGTGGCCGACTGCGTGCTCCTGTTCGCGCTCGGCTATTTGGAAGCCGTGCCGCTCGACACGTGGATTCAGAGCGCCATCGAGGAGCACTACCCGCACTGTGACCGGGGGTCGTACCGGGACACCTCGCGGGCGATTCGAGAGCAATTCGGTGGCGAGTACGCCGGATACGCCCAAACGTACGTGTTTCACTACTTGCGGAGTTGA
- a CDS encoding metallophosphoesterase, translating to MALVEPVPGEPAATATLGDERALVVADYHAGIEDGLRYEQGINLDSRAGERRKRMVSLVERTDPNRVIVLGDLMHSIAGPGGAERGEIEVLLESIDRPVTLVKGNHDGDIESWIDCSVTPGDGIRLGDVGFVHGHTWPSRDVLSADVVCVGHEHPCVRLEDSVGGSRIERVWLRGELNPSAFEEQYGDEEATEVASGGELIVFPAFNDLTGGTWVNVAEQGFLAPFLPGGLSDGEAYLLDGARLGRYDAI from the coding sequence ATGGCGCTGGTCGAACCGGTCCCCGGCGAACCCGCCGCAACCGCGACGCTCGGCGACGAGCGGGCGCTCGTCGTGGCGGACTACCACGCCGGAATCGAGGACGGCCTCCGATACGAGCAGGGCATCAACCTCGACAGCCGAGCGGGAGAGCGCCGGAAGCGGATGGTATCGCTGGTCGAACGCACCGACCCGAACCGGGTGATCGTTCTCGGTGACCTCATGCACTCCATCGCCGGACCGGGCGGTGCCGAACGCGGCGAAATCGAGGTGCTCCTCGAATCCATCGACCGCCCGGTGACGCTGGTGAAGGGGAATCACGACGGCGACATCGAATCGTGGATCGACTGCTCGGTGACGCCGGGCGACGGAATCCGCCTCGGCGACGTGGGATTCGTGCACGGGCACACGTGGCCGAGCAGGGACGTGCTTTCCGCGGACGTGGTGTGCGTCGGTCACGAACACCCGTGCGTGCGGTTGGAGGATTCCGTCGGCGGCAGTCGAATCGAGCGCGTCTGGTTGCGCGGCGAGCTGAATCCGAGCGCGTTCGAGGAGCAGTACGGTGACGAAGAAGCGACGGAGGTGGCGAGCGGCGGCGAGCTGATAGTCTTCCCCGCGTTCAACGACCTGACGGGCGGGACGTGGGTCAACGTCGCGGAGCAGGGATTCCTCGCGCCGTTTCTGCCCGGCGGGCTTTCCGACGGAGAGGCGTACCTGCTGGACGGCGCGCGGTTGGGTCGGTACGACGCGATTTGA
- a CDS encoding 30S ribosomal protein S17e translates to MAIKPDYVKKTGNILLERYPSAFTKDFDQNKDSVEQLTNIGSKGVRNRIAGYVTRKKE, encoded by the coding sequence ATGGCAATCAAACCCGACTACGTGAAAAAGACAGGGAACATCCTGTTGGAACGATACCCGAGCGCGTTTACGAAGGACTTCGACCAGAACAAGGACAGCGTCGAACAGCTGACCAACATCGGTTCGAAGGGCGTCCGCAACCGAATCGCTGGCTACGTCACGCGCAAGAAAGAATAA
- a CDS encoding 2,5-diamino-6-(ribosylamino)-4(3H)-pyrimidinone 5'-phosphate reductase, producing the protein MHVVVNAAMSADGKLSSRQREQVAISGADDFDRVDDLRVESDAIVVGVGTVLADDPSLTADEGVNPVRVVADSKARTPLDARVLDDRADTLVFVAESAPNRNVRALREAGADVVVAGNGRVALGQAFSELESRGTKRVMVEGGGELIFSLFDGGLVDELRLYVGSVVIGGRDAPTLADGDGFVERRSFPDLDLDSVERVDDGVLLRYLVS; encoded by the coding sequence ATGCACGTGGTCGTCAACGCCGCGATGAGCGCCGACGGAAAACTCTCCTCTCGCCAGCGCGAGCAGGTCGCCATCAGCGGCGCGGACGACTTCGACCGGGTGGACGACCTGCGGGTCGAAAGCGACGCCATCGTGGTCGGCGTCGGCACCGTCCTCGCGGACGACCCGTCCCTGACCGCCGACGAGGGGGTCAATCCGGTCCGCGTCGTCGCGGATTCGAAAGCCCGAACGCCGCTCGACGCGCGGGTGTTGGACGACAGGGCGGACACGCTCGTCTTCGTCGCCGAGAGCGCGCCGAACCGGAACGTCCGGGCGCTCCGCGAGGCGGGGGCGGACGTCGTGGTCGCCGGAAACGGCCGCGTCGCGCTCGGGCAGGCCTTCTCGGAACTCGAATCGCGGGGGACCAAACGGGTGATGGTCGAGGGCGGCGGCGAACTCATCTTCTCGCTGTTCGACGGCGGACTGGTGGACGAACTCCGCCTCTACGTCGGGTCGGTGGTCATCGGCGGCCGCGACGCGCCGACCCTCGCGGACGGCGACGGCTTCGTCGAACGGAGATCGTTCCCGGACCTCGACCTCGATTCGGTCGAGCGCGTGGACGACGGCGTTTTGCTCCGCTATCTGGTCTCCTAA
- a CDS encoding acylphosphatase — protein sequence MADRTRAHVFVSGTVQGVYYRANTRDTAQGKGLDGWVQNLSDGRVEAVFEGPESEVEEMVEWCHTGSPAADVDDVTVTYASPEGEDGFRIRR from the coding sequence ATGGCAGACCGAACCCGCGCACACGTGTTCGTCTCGGGGACGGTACAGGGCGTCTACTACCGGGCGAACACCCGCGACACCGCACAGGGGAAGGGACTCGACGGCTGGGTGCAGAACCTCTCCGACGGGCGCGTCGAAGCCGTCTTCGAGGGACCCGAGTCGGAAGTCGAGGAGATGGTCGAGTGGTGTCACACGGGCAGTCCCGCCGCTGACGTGGACGACGTGACGGTTACCTACGCGTCACCCGAGGGCGAGGACGGATTCCGGATTCGGCGGTAG
- a CDS encoding Single-stranded DNA binding protein: MNVDDHAEALASDLGVDKEEVKADLQNLIEYSVPIDEAKQSLRRKYGDGGGSSSAPSTADIADVTTDMGNVTITAKVLTVGKRSIRYQGNEQTIFEGELADETGKISYTAWNDFNLDAGQVITAGNAGVREWEGKPELNLGDSTNVAREETDLDVPYEVGGDATLAEVTPGDRGVALEVTVLEVENKVIDGRDGETEIKSGVVADESARLPFTDWEARDEVTEGAALRVDNVYVREFRGVPSINFSEFTTVGPLARDVDVNDSATRMSVREAVETGGAFDVEVLGNIVAVRDGSGLIQRCPECGRVVQKGQCRSHGQVDGQDDLRVKAIVDDGTGTVTAILDDELTAEVYGGGLDKARQQARDAMDQEVVADTIREKIVGHEYRVRGNLSVDDYGANLEASEFAETDDDPVDRAKALLTEVDA; the protein is encoded by the coding sequence ATGAACGTAGACGACCATGCCGAGGCGCTCGCCTCCGACCTCGGTGTTGACAAAGAGGAGGTCAAAGCAGACCTGCAGAACCTCATCGAGTACAGCGTCCCGATAGACGAAGCCAAACAGAGCCTTCGCCGGAAGTACGGCGACGGCGGTGGTAGCAGTTCTGCTCCCTCCACCGCCGACATCGCCGACGTGACGACCGACATGGGCAACGTCACCATCACCGCGAAGGTGCTCACGGTGGGCAAGCGCTCGATTCGCTATCAGGGCAACGAACAGACCATCTTCGAGGGCGAACTCGCCGACGAGACGGGGAAGATTTCCTACACCGCGTGGAACGACTTCAACCTCGATGCGGGGCAGGTCATCACCGCGGGCAACGCCGGGGTCCGCGAGTGGGAGGGCAAACCGGAACTCAACCTCGGGGACAGCACCAACGTCGCGCGCGAGGAGACCGACCTCGACGTGCCGTACGAGGTCGGCGGCGACGCGACGCTGGCCGAGGTGACGCCGGGGGACCGCGGCGTCGCGCTGGAAGTGACCGTCCTCGAAGTCGAGAACAAGGTCATCGACGGACGGGACGGCGAGACGGAGATAAAAAGCGGCGTGGTCGCCGACGAGTCCGCTCGCTTGCCGTTCACCGACTGGGAGGCGCGCGACGAAGTGACGGAAGGCGCGGCGCTTCGCGTGGACAACGTGTACGTCCGCGAGTTCCGCGGCGTGCCGTCCATCAACTTCTCGGAGTTCACGACGGTCGGACCCCTCGCGCGCGACGTGGACGTGAACGACAGCGCGACGCGCATGTCCGTCCGCGAGGCGGTCGAAACCGGCGGCGCGTTCGACGTGGAAGTCCTCGGTAACATCGTCGCGGTCCGCGACGGGTCGGGACTCATCCAGCGCTGTCCCGAGTGCGGCCGCGTCGTGCAGAAAGGCCAGTGCCGAAGCCACGGCCAAGTCGATGGACAAGACGACTTGCGCGTGAAGGCCATCGTGGACGACGGGACGGGCACCGTCACCGCGATTTTGGACGACGAACTTACCGCCGAGGTGTACGGCGGCGGCCTCGACAAGGCCCGTCAGCAGGCGCGCGACGCGATGGACCAGGAAGTCGTCGCGGACACCATCCGCGAGAAAATCGTCGGCCACGAGTACCGCGTCCGCGGTAACCTGTCGGTGGACGACTACGGTGCGAACCTCGAAGCGAGCGAGTTCGCCGAGACGGACGACGACCCGGTCGACCGTGCCAAGGCCCTCCTCACGGAGGTGGACGCATGA
- a CDS encoding dipeptidase has product MSFPPVVDGHNDTLLRLHGIDDPVATFTRGTEEMHIDRPRAREAGLGVGFFATFVSGGDDHELRWTDDGYEFRVPDALDHDDARATTYRMLELLHRLAAEIEDFRVVRSLDDFDACLESGDLGAVAHIEGAEGVAPDCANLDFLYAAGVRSIGPVWSRPNAFGAGVPTKYPSSPDVGGGLTDAGRDLVRACEERGIVIDCAHLTEAGFWDVAETIGAPLVASHTGAHALSPHSRNLTDEQIDAVADSNGVVGIGFLETVLSDEPNPEATATMADLVDHIEYVADRAGSSHVVLGSDFDGARIPDDVGDVTGLPDVLAALRERGFSEDDVAKVAHENWRRVLAETW; this is encoded by the coding sequence ATGAGTTTCCCACCGGTCGTGGACGGCCACAACGATACGCTCCTCCGATTGCACGGAATCGACGACCCCGTGGCGACGTTCACGCGAGGCACCGAGGAGATGCACATCGACCGCCCGCGCGCCCGCGAAGCGGGACTCGGCGTCGGCTTCTTCGCCACGTTCGTTTCGGGGGGCGACGACCACGAACTCCGATGGACGGACGACGGCTACGAGTTCCGCGTCCCGGACGCGCTGGACCACGACGACGCGCGAGCGACCACCTACCGAATGCTCGAACTGCTCCACCGCCTCGCCGCGGAGATAGAGGACTTCCGCGTCGTCCGCTCCCTCGACGACTTCGACGCCTGCCTCGAATCCGGCGACCTCGGCGCGGTGGCACACATCGAAGGTGCGGAAGGCGTCGCACCGGACTGCGCGAACCTCGACTTCCTCTACGCCGCGGGCGTCCGTTCCATCGGTCCGGTGTGGAGTCGCCCCAACGCCTTCGGTGCGGGCGTCCCCACGAAATACCCGAGCAGTCCCGACGTCGGCGGCGGATTGACTGACGCGGGCCGCGACCTCGTTCGCGCCTGTGAGGAGCGCGGCATCGTCATCGACTGTGCACACCTGACCGAAGCGGGATTCTGGGACGTCGCCGAGACGATCGGTGCACCGCTCGTCGCATCGCACACCGGCGCACACGCTCTCTCGCCCCACTCCCGGAATCTGACCGACGAACAGATAGACGCCGTGGCCGACTCGAACGGTGTCGTCGGTATCGGCTTTCTGGAGACCGTCCTGTCCGACGAACCGAACCCCGAGGCGACCGCGACCATGGCCGACCTCGTGGACCACATCGAGTACGTCGCCGACCGCGCCGGGAGTTCCCACGTCGTGCTCGGGTCGGATTTCGACGGCGCGCGGATACCGGACGACGTGGGCGACGTGACCGGACTCCCCGACGTGCTGGCGGCGCTTCGGGAACGCGGGTTCAGCGAGGACGACGTTGCGAAGGTGGCCCACGAAAACTGGCGACGCGTGCTGGCCGAGACGTGGTGA
- the asd gene encoding aspartate-semialdehyde dehydrogenase, producing MSVNVGILGGTGAVGQRFIQLLDGHPEFELTTITASDASAGKAYREAAKWRIDSPIPEYVGDIEVRATDPSDVPDDVDLLFSSLPSGVAADVEPKFTEAGYVVSSNSSNSRMADDVPLVIPEVNADHLNLIEVQRDERGWDGALVKNPNCSTITMVPTLAALDNFGLERVHVSTLQAVSGAGYDGVTSMEIIDNVIPHIGGEEDKMVTEPKKLLGSFDGSEIVQHDVDVAASCNRVPTLDGHLENVWAETAEEITKASAEAAFAEATTLDLPSAPDPLIEVFEDPDRPQPRLDRTIGDGMQIAVGGVQETPAGIQYNCLAHNTIRGAAGASVLNGELLVEDGWV from the coding sequence ATGAGTGTCAACGTTGGTATTCTGGGTGGAACCGGTGCGGTCGGACAGCGATTCATTCAACTGCTCGACGGGCATCCCGAGTTCGAACTGACGACGATAACCGCGAGCGACGCGAGCGCCGGTAAGGCCTACCGCGAAGCGGCGAAGTGGCGCATCGACTCTCCGATTCCGGAGTACGTCGGTGACATCGAAGTACGCGCGACCGACCCGAGTGACGTACCGGACGATGTAGACCTCCTCTTTTCCTCGCTTCCCTCCGGGGTCGCCGCGGACGTCGAACCGAAGTTCACCGAGGCGGGCTACGTCGTCTCCTCGAACTCCTCGAACAGCCGGATGGCCGACGACGTTCCGCTCGTCATCCCCGAGGTCAACGCGGACCACCTGAACCTCATCGAAGTCCAGCGCGACGAGCGCGGATGGGACGGCGCGCTCGTGAAGAACCCGAACTGCTCGACCATCACCATGGTCCCGACGCTCGCCGCCCTCGACAACTTCGGGTTGGAGCGCGTACACGTCTCGACCCTGCAGGCCGTCTCCGGCGCGGGCTACGACGGCGTAACGTCGATGGAAATCATCGACAACGTGATACCCCACATCGGCGGCGAGGAGGACAAGATGGTGACCGAACCGAAGAAGCTCCTCGGCTCGTTCGACGGGAGCGAAATCGTCCAACACGACGTGGACGTGGCGGCCTCCTGCAACCGCGTCCCGACGCTCGACGGCCACCTCGAAAACGTGTGGGCCGAAACCGCCGAGGAAATCACGAAGGCGAGCGCCGAAGCGGCCTTCGCGGAGGCGACTACCCTCGACCTGCCGAGCGCGCCCGACCCGCTCATCGAGGTGTTCGAGGACCCGGACCGCCCGCAACCCCGCCTCGACCGCACCATCGGCGACGGTATGCAAATTGCCGTCGGCGGCGTGCAGGAGACGCCCGCCGGAATCCAGTACAACTGCCTCGCACACAACACGATTCGCGGGGCCGCCGGTGCCAGCGTGCTGAACGGCGAACTCCTCGTCGAAGACGGCTGGGTATAG